A region from the Rosa rugosa chromosome 6, drRosRugo1.1, whole genome shotgun sequence genome encodes:
- the LOC133715453 gene encoding small ribosomal subunit protein uS8z/uS8w: MVRVSVLNDALKSMYNAEKRGKRQVMIRPSSKVIIKFLIVMQKHGYIGEFEYVDDHRSGKIVVELNGRLNKCGVISPRFDVGVKEIEGWTARLLPSRQFGYIVLTTSAGIMDHEEARRKNVGGKVLGFFY; this comes from the exons ATGGTGAGAGTTAGCGTGCTGAATGATGCTCTCAAGAGCATGTACAATGCAGAGAAACGTGGTAAGCGTCAGGTGATGATCAGGCCGTCATCCAAAGTGATCATCAAGTTCCTTATTGTCATGCAAAAGCATG GATACATTGGAGAGTTCGAGTATGTTGACGACCACAGGTCTGGTAAAATTGTGGTCGAACTGAATGGAAGGCTTAACAAGTGTGGGGTCATTAGTCCTCGTTTTGATGTTGGTGTTAAGGAGATTGAAGGTTGGACTGCCAGGTTGCTTCCTTCAAGACAG TTTGGATATATCGTGCTCACCACTTCTGCTGGCATCATGGACCATGAAGAGGCTAGAAGAAAGAATGTCGGTGGGAAAGTTCTTGGTTTCTTTTATTAG